From Lysobacter auxotrophicus, the proteins below share one genomic window:
- a CDS encoding DEAD/DEAH box helicase gives MLAPDPKTWPREFSVLEKDPPDGWILFTTVLDPVLSIVRENNGYVVNLGARLVRRAGTQFLTAPSPEFNWVCGNGLIYPLPKDVQPVINRVLAGANSESLSFPEVLKLQQTAKDEIQVELDESVLVSANDAADRETAPLVVPNLQANLYPYQNKGVSWMRNALSKTGGVILADEMGLGKTLQIISLLLLDPPDSTSPALVICPTTLIANWVREFGKFSPSLTVMIHRGSGRGTLPRHLLGAQIVITTYDTVVNDLVLFKAVEWSWLICDEAQALKNPDSQRRQSVSDIPRKRTIPVTGTPVETRLLDLWSLADIAIPGLLGTRDVFEASYSDTDDSARTLARITSPIILKRRVKDVAQDLPERTDVLVPLELDADLASEYESVRLETLHKYPKAGSLVATGQLQIFCAHPALVSGGMESDEWEELVSLRGRSGSVRMTPKLLRTIELVMESFANNRKVLIFANFNACGPIVRSAMHLPASVYWGAINGSTPQEDRQRIVDEFEKHDGDAVLVLNPRAAGAGLNITAATVVIHYTQVWNPALEAQASARAHRRGQKNPVTVYHLYYADTVEQVMMDRSQMRRELGAEAVPTSADDAADLSRALSISPVSK, from the coding sequence ATGCTCGCTCCTGATCCGAAAACATGGCCACGCGAATTTTCGGTTCTTGAAAAGGATCCGCCTGATGGCTGGATCCTTTTCACTACCGTACTCGACCCGGTCCTCTCCATCGTGCGGGAGAACAATGGCTATGTCGTAAATTTGGGCGCACGCCTTGTGCGGCGCGCCGGTACCCAGTTCCTTACCGCGCCATCGCCCGAATTCAATTGGGTATGTGGGAATGGGCTGATCTATCCGTTACCCAAAGATGTCCAGCCTGTCATCAATAGAGTGCTGGCGGGAGCAAACTCAGAATCGCTTTCGTTTCCTGAAGTTCTCAAGCTGCAGCAAACGGCCAAAGATGAGATCCAGGTCGAACTTGACGAAAGCGTTCTGGTTTCCGCCAATGACGCGGCCGATCGTGAGACCGCGCCTCTAGTTGTTCCGAACCTGCAAGCCAATCTTTATCCATATCAGAACAAGGGCGTTTCATGGATGCGGAATGCCCTGTCGAAAACGGGTGGGGTCATCCTTGCCGACGAGATGGGCTTGGGAAAGACCTTGCAGATCATTTCTCTTCTCCTGCTTGACCCGCCAGATTCAACCTCTCCTGCATTGGTCATTTGTCCGACTACGCTGATCGCCAACTGGGTTCGCGAATTCGGAAAATTTTCTCCATCGCTGACCGTGATGATCCATCGCGGCAGCGGAAGGGGCACGCTCCCGCGCCACCTGCTTGGTGCGCAGATCGTAATCACTACCTACGACACGGTCGTCAACGACCTAGTCCTGTTTAAGGCCGTCGAGTGGTCATGGCTGATTTGCGATGAGGCGCAAGCCCTGAAGAATCCTGATTCGCAGCGGCGACAGTCCGTCAGTGACATTCCCAGGAAACGCACCATTCCGGTCACGGGTACGCCAGTTGAAACGAGGTTGCTCGACTTGTGGTCGCTAGCCGATATTGCGATTCCGGGACTGCTCGGTACACGGGACGTTTTCGAGGCCTCTTACTCCGACACCGACGATTCGGCTCGCACCCTGGCGAGAATTACATCGCCAATAATCCTCAAGCGGCGCGTGAAAGACGTAGCCCAGGATTTGCCGGAAAGGACCGATGTTCTTGTTCCGCTGGAACTCGATGCTGACTTGGCCAGCGAATATGAGTCTGTGCGGCTAGAGACCCTCCACAAGTATCCGAAAGCAGGTTCATTGGTCGCAACAGGGCAGCTCCAGATTTTTTGTGCGCATCCGGCGCTTGTGAGCGGGGGAATGGAGTCGGATGAATGGGAGGAGCTTGTAAGTCTTCGAGGCCGCTCCGGCTCAGTGCGAATGACGCCGAAACTGTTGCGCACTATCGAGCTGGTTATGGAGTCATTTGCAAACAACCGAAAAGTTTTGATATTCGCCAACTTCAACGCATGCGGTCCCATTGTCCGGTCCGCTATGCATCTTCCTGCATCGGTCTACTGGGGCGCCATAAATGGCTCCACTCCCCAGGAAGATCGACAGCGAATCGTTGACGAATTCGAGAAACACGACGGGGACGCAGTTCTAGTTCTCAATCCCAGGGCGGCTGGCGCCGGGCTCAACATTACCGCTGCAACCGTGGTCATCCACTACACCCAGGTGTGGAACCCTGCACTCGAAGCTCAGGCCAGCGCCCGGGCACATCGGCGAGGCCAGAAAAATCCAGTCACCGTCTATCACCTCTACTATGCCGATACCGTCGAGCAGGTAATGATGGACAGATCTCAGATGAGGCGTGAACTGGGAGCCGAGGCAGTTCCGACCAGTGCCGACGATGCAGCTGACCTCAGTCGCGCACTTTCCATCTCTCCTGTCAGCAAATGA
- the dcm gene encoding DNA (cytosine-5-)-methyltransferase translates to MQDARQLLTALRGRYNQTELAQALGITTRTLRRWEVGETDPPPYAADAIRQRLLPLANESGDCDFRFIDLFAGIGGIRMAFEAHGGRCMFTSEWNSYAQKTYLANFPESAHALEGDITKVDERDIPAHDVLLAGFPCQPFSIAGVSKKNALGRAHGFADETQGTLFFDVARIIAAKRPAAFLLENVKNLVSHDKGNTFRVIKKVLEEELGYHITCKVVDGAHFVPQHRERILIVGFRDKTDFTFDDMYLPEHKPRMKGILHPQDGSEEPEGHYTVGPKAKVDDRYTLTPKLWAYLQAYAEKHRAAGNGFGFGLVGPDSVSRTLSARYYKDGSEILVSQGPRKRPRRLTPRECARLMGFPEDFIIPVSDTQAYKQFGNSVVMPVMREVARVMKPRIMELIDPELARQKSLLAA, encoded by the coding sequence ATGCAAGACGCCCGCCAGCTTCTGACTGCCCTCCGGGGTCGCTACAACCAGACAGAGTTGGCCCAGGCCTTAGGCATCACGACCCGAACCCTGCGGCGCTGGGAGGTCGGGGAGACCGACCCGCCGCCATATGCTGCTGACGCGATCCGCCAGCGCCTGTTGCCCTTGGCCAATGAGTCGGGAGACTGCGACTTCCGCTTCATTGACCTGTTTGCAGGTATCGGGGGCATCCGCATGGCCTTCGAGGCTCACGGCGGGCGCTGCATGTTCACCAGCGAGTGGAACTCCTACGCGCAGAAGACCTACCTGGCCAACTTCCCGGAGTCGGCCCACGCCCTGGAGGGCGATATCACCAAGGTGGACGAGCGCGACATTCCGGCTCATGACGTGCTGCTAGCTGGCTTCCCCTGCCAGCCTTTCAGCATCGCTGGCGTATCAAAGAAGAACGCGCTGGGCCGCGCCCACGGATTTGCCGACGAGACCCAAGGCACCCTCTTCTTCGACGTGGCTCGCATCATTGCAGCCAAGCGTCCGGCGGCGTTCCTGCTGGAGAACGTCAAGAATCTCGTCAGCCACGACAAAGGCAACACCTTCCGGGTCATCAAGAAGGTCCTGGAGGAGGAGCTTGGCTACCACATCACCTGCAAGGTTGTGGATGGCGCGCACTTCGTGCCGCAGCACCGCGAGCGCATCCTGATCGTCGGCTTCCGCGACAAGACCGATTTCACCTTCGACGACATGTATTTGCCGGAGCACAAGCCGAGGATGAAGGGCATCCTGCACCCGCAGGACGGAAGCGAGGAACCGGAGGGGCATTACACCGTCGGGCCGAAGGCCAAGGTCGACGACCGCTACACGCTCACCCCGAAGCTCTGGGCCTATTTGCAGGCCTACGCGGAGAAGCACCGCGCCGCCGGCAACGGTTTCGGGTTCGGGCTGGTCGGCCCGGACAGCGTGTCGCGCACGCTGTCGGCCCGCTACTACAAGGACGGCTCGGAGATCCTCGTGTCCCAAGGTCCACGCAAGCGCCCACGTCGGCTGACACCGCGCGAGTGCGCCCGTCTGATGGGCTTCCCTGAAGATTTCATCATTCCGGTCAGCGACACGCAGGCCTACAAGCAGTTCGGCAACAGCGTGGTCATGCCGGTCATGCGCGAGGTTGCCCGTGTGATGAAGCCGCGCATCATGGAACTGATCGATCCCGAGCTGGCCCGGCAGAAGTCGCTGCTGGCCGCCTGA
- a CDS encoding type II restriction endonuclease: MKRGYLSEYFEGVAVKRLSAVEADTTRSNQHEYNATKDMLAFMGRPSGRTRLPARFIYLDDQSDEPIIEDAFLTLYDSRENQPLRSAEYRFYFPTTTVSEKGGEGDLLLIAKRRDEGLLVVIAANGSSAVNQIEWLFGFDDEGLLNFSVRSELEGENDKVGFAATIILESIGIEVEQREESYLETMLARFGGRFPKTLDFSAYARETLAEIDPRDDPDAALMAWMEREEILFRTLERHLIGERLAQGFSGDQIEDFIQFSLSVQNRRKSRVGLALENHMEVVLASLGIRYKRTAITENRSKPDFLFPGQNEYHDSGFDPLRLSMLAVKSTCKDRWRQVLAEADRIEEKHLLTLETAISVNQTSEMQAKHLQLVLPRGLHDTYNAEQRQWLFDVDAFTRLVLERQQ, encoded by the coding sequence GTGAAGCGCGGCTACCTGTCAGAGTATTTTGAAGGCGTGGCGGTCAAGCGATTGTCGGCCGTCGAGGCCGATACGACGCGATCGAACCAGCACGAATACAACGCCACGAAGGACATGCTGGCTTTCATGGGACGCCCATCCGGGCGTACCCGATTGCCTGCGCGGTTCATCTACCTGGACGACCAGAGTGACGAACCGATCATTGAGGACGCTTTCCTGACGCTGTACGACAGCCGCGAGAACCAGCCTCTCCGTTCTGCCGAGTACCGCTTCTATTTTCCGACCACTACAGTTTCAGAGAAGGGCGGTGAAGGGGATCTGCTGCTTATAGCGAAGCGACGTGATGAGGGGCTGCTGGTCGTGATTGCCGCCAACGGTTCGAGCGCGGTGAACCAGATCGAATGGCTATTCGGTTTCGACGATGAGGGGCTTCTAAATTTTTCCGTGCGTTCCGAACTCGAAGGCGAGAACGACAAGGTTGGTTTCGCAGCAACCATCATTCTCGAAAGCATTGGTATCGAGGTGGAGCAGCGGGAAGAAAGCTATCTCGAAACCATGCTGGCGCGCTTCGGCGGAAGGTTCCCCAAGACGCTGGATTTCTCAGCTTACGCACGGGAGACACTCGCGGAGATCGATCCACGTGACGACCCGGACGCGGCGCTCATGGCCTGGATGGAGCGCGAGGAAATCCTGTTCCGCACTCTGGAACGCCATCTGATTGGAGAGAGGCTGGCGCAGGGTTTCAGTGGCGACCAGATCGAGGACTTCATCCAGTTCTCCCTGTCTGTGCAGAACCGGCGCAAAAGTCGGGTCGGTCTGGCCCTGGAAAATCACATGGAGGTTGTCCTGGCCTCGCTGGGAATCCGGTACAAGCGCACGGCCATTACCGAAAACAGATCCAAACCTGATTTCCTCTTCCCGGGGCAGAACGAATACCACGACAGCGGATTTGATCCTTTGCGCCTTTCCATGCTCGCGGTCAAGAGCACCTGCAAGGATCGCTGGCGGCAAGTGCTGGCTGAGGCCGACCGGATCGAAGAAAAGCATCTGCTCACTCTGGAAACCGCAATCAGCGTCAACCAGACCAGCGAAATGCAGGCCAAACATCTGCAGCTAGTTCTGCCCCGTGGTCTGCACGACACTTATAACGCTGAGCAGCGGCAATGGTTGTTCGATGTCGACGCATTCACCCGCTTGGTGCTGGAACGGCAGCAATAG
- a CDS encoding YfjI family protein — MFILNQSSYPTHAFPPRIQRAAEELAKNVQVTDIIAGTSCLTALSIALSPLVDWRHPLSGQIRPCVLYQAIAAISGDRKSSAEAELCAPLYAHDIEVIEQEDDHEDAYKKAYARWAALHKRVLGQYAKLVEAGEVAEAEARLSAIEAQEPARNRAHRFIYTDVNKRSIFEALDGNGKAMALLTDEGQTLLSSTVMRHYGFLNSAWDGKKLLSLDRAEHKHLVARDSRLTISFMIQPDVLAEFFAKRGKIVQSSGFCARFLFSRSPSIQGRREPKLNQPLEHLLPFHARFRELLLAYKEMLQSGRVSRDVLEFDEQAKVLWLQIAGNVEASFQPGQFLHDISDFGNKYMDIVGRIACLLHYFELDTSRLPADPEARARAIGSISRDTLSRAETIAGWHMNEYKQLFSPPLQRAPEEMDADSVYAYLYRTFYLRGVGEVPKNHVRQYCGVRNSSRLHSALQILAGRKAVWVRPVVYGDSKKPKDSIALNMQYFNSCPIC, encoded by the coding sequence ATGTTCATCCTCAACCAGTCTTCCTATCCCACCCATGCCTTCCCGCCGCGCATCCAACGCGCGGCGGAAGAGCTGGCCAAGAACGTCCAAGTCACCGACATCATTGCGGGCACGTCCTGTCTGACTGCACTTTCGATTGCGCTGAGTCCCCTTGTCGACTGGCGGCATCCGTTGTCCGGGCAGATCCGCCCGTGCGTTCTCTATCAGGCGATTGCTGCGATTTCCGGGGATCGCAAGTCCTCGGCCGAAGCCGAGCTCTGTGCCCCGCTTTACGCCCACGACATCGAGGTCATCGAACAGGAAGACGACCACGAGGACGCATACAAGAAGGCGTACGCACGTTGGGCTGCCCTCCACAAGCGGGTGCTCGGTCAGTACGCGAAACTGGTCGAAGCGGGCGAGGTCGCCGAGGCGGAGGCCCGTCTTTCGGCGATCGAAGCTCAGGAGCCTGCCCGGAACAGGGCGCACCGCTTCATCTACACCGATGTCAACAAGCGCTCCATCTTTGAGGCGCTCGACGGCAACGGAAAGGCCATGGCCCTTTTGACGGACGAAGGGCAGACCCTGCTTTCCAGCACAGTGATGCGCCACTACGGCTTCCTCAATAGTGCCTGGGATGGCAAGAAGCTGCTGTCGCTCGATCGCGCCGAGCACAAACATCTCGTCGCCCGAGATTCGCGACTGACCATCAGCTTCATGATCCAGCCGGACGTGCTGGCGGAGTTCTTCGCTAAGCGAGGCAAGATCGTGCAGTCCTCCGGCTTCTGCGCCCGCTTCTTGTTCTCGCGGTCTCCCTCGATCCAAGGGCGCCGCGAGCCGAAGCTCAACCAGCCGCTTGAGCACCTTCTGCCCTTCCATGCGCGTTTTCGCGAGCTGCTCCTGGCCTATAAGGAGATGCTCCAGTCCGGACGCGTGAGCCGGGACGTCCTTGAGTTTGATGAGCAGGCGAAGGTTCTGTGGCTTCAGATCGCCGGCAACGTCGAGGCCAGCTTCCAGCCTGGCCAGTTTCTCCACGACATCAGCGACTTCGGCAACAAGTACATGGACATCGTCGGCCGCATTGCCTGCCTCCTGCACTACTTCGAGCTCGACACCTCCCGCCTCCCGGCTGACCCCGAGGCTCGTGCCCGTGCTATTGGCTCCATTTCCCGCGACACCCTCTCCCGGGCAGAAACGATCGCTGGGTGGCACATGAACGAGTACAAGCAGCTCTTTTCGCCGCCGCTGCAGCGCGCTCCCGAGGAGATGGACGCCGACAGCGTCTACGCCTATCTGTATCGGACCTTCTATCTTCGGGGGGTTGGAGAAGTACCGAAGAACCACGTTCGCCAGTACTGCGGCGTGCGCAACAGCAGCCGGCTCCATAGCGCCCTCCAGATTCTGGCGGGACGCAAGGCAGTGTGGGTCAGGCCGGTGGTGTACGGGGACAGCAAGAAGCCGAAGGACTCCATTGCGCTCAACATGCAGTACTTCAATTCCTGCCCGATCTGCTGA
- a CDS encoding EcoRII N-terminal effector-binding domain-containing protein: MKATFAKTLSANDVGATGSHQAGILVPKADKELMAFFPVLDPAILNPDAWIICIDEFGDEWKFRYVYYNNRLHAEHGTRNEYRLTYLTKFFKRMGAKAGDSLLFSTTNEVGKYRISLKRKELPAEDSPPGVIVLQGWRRVH; encoded by the coding sequence ATGAAAGCAACTTTCGCCAAAACACTCAGCGCAAACGATGTGGGCGCAACTGGCAGCCACCAGGCGGGCATCCTTGTTCCAAAGGCTGACAAGGAGTTGATGGCGTTCTTTCCGGTGCTGGATCCAGCCATATTAAACCCGGATGCCTGGATCATTTGCATCGACGAGTTCGGGGATGAGTGGAAATTTCGCTATGTCTACTACAACAACCGTCTCCATGCCGAGCATGGGACCCGGAACGAGTATCGCCTTACGTATCTGACGAAATTCTTCAAGAGGATGGGAGCGAAAGCCGGGGACAGTCTCCTCTTTTCCACGACAAACGAAGTCGGCAAATACCGTATTTCTCTGAAGCGAAAAGAGTTACCTGCCGAAGACTCGCCGCCAGGTGTGATTGTTCTTCAGGGATGGCGCCGGGTGCATTGA
- a CDS encoding very short patch repair endonuclease, producing the protein MDIVDQATRSRMMSGIRGKDTKPELAVRRGLHALGFRYRLHQRRLPGNPDVVLPRYGAVVFVHGCFWHGHDCRLFKQPGTRQEFWRTKIGRNRENDQKHLAALLEAGWRVGTVWECAIRTDPAVAVQRLSEWLRSNDELCEIKS; encoded by the coding sequence ATGGACATCGTGGACCAGGCCACGCGCAGCCGGATGATGTCCGGCATCCGTGGCAAGGATACGAAGCCGGAGCTTGCCGTCCGCCGCGGGCTGCATGCGCTCGGCTTCCGCTACAGGCTCCATCAACGAAGGCTGCCGGGCAACCCGGATGTCGTGTTGCCGCGATACGGTGCGGTAGTGTTCGTGCACGGCTGTTTCTGGCACGGCCATGACTGCCGGCTTTTCAAACAGCCTGGGACCCGGCAGGAGTTCTGGCGAACCAAGATCGGCCGCAATCGTGAGAACGACCAAAAGCATCTGGCTGCGCTGCTCGAGGCGGGCTGGCGCGTGGGTACGGTTTGGGAGTGCGCCATTCGGACGGATCCCGCCGTCGCCGTGCAGCGATTGTCAGAATGGCTCCGGTCCAATGATGAACTCTGCGAGATAAAGAGCTAA
- a CDS encoding MobA/MobL family protein, which produces MESLHFGIRSGKRGTATDHLNYITREGSYAARNDLVATGRGNMPSFALDQPMLLWQASDRNERKNGSTFRSFTISLPNVLTIEQLTELAWREARRLAGPKPFQFALHMSRSSLRDELHPHVHIVICDRVPDGIERSPEHMFKRYNRKHPEKGGRRKDSGGKTPQALHSHLTAQRKAAAEEINAALAKYGHDPRVDHRTLRERGIHRAPERYLGPARIRTMTTEERASYAR; this is translated from the coding sequence ATGGAATCCCTGCACTTCGGCATCCGCAGCGGCAAGCGCGGTACTGCGACCGACCACCTGAACTACATCACCCGCGAAGGGTCCTACGCGGCCCGCAATGATCTGGTGGCAACGGGTCGCGGCAACATGCCGTCATTCGCGCTGGACCAGCCAATGCTGCTCTGGCAGGCATCCGACCGGAACGAGCGAAAGAACGGATCGACCTTCCGCTCATTCACGATTTCCCTGCCCAACGTCCTGACGATCGAACAACTGACCGAACTGGCATGGCGGGAAGCCCGACGGCTGGCCGGGCCCAAGCCCTTCCAGTTCGCGCTGCACATGTCGCGCTCCTCGCTGCGGGACGAGCTCCACCCCCACGTGCATATCGTGATTTGCGACCGTGTACCGGACGGGATCGAGCGTTCACCAGAGCATATGTTCAAGCGTTACAACCGGAAGCATCCGGAAAAAGGCGGTCGCCGCAAGGACAGCGGCGGCAAGACACCGCAGGCGCTGCACAGTCATTTGACTGCGCAGCGCAAGGCTGCCGCCGAGGAGATCAACGCCGCCCTGGCCAAGTACGGACACGACCCCCGGGTCGACCATCGGACCCTACGGGAACGTGGCATCCACCGGGCACCTGAGCGCTATCTGGGTCCAGCACGGATCCGCACAATGACGACGGAAGAACGCGCGTCCTACGCTCGGTAG
- the radC gene encoding RadC family protein, whose product MMMQSTPALYVRCRTRRYEPAQPDQVLEAAHSIVDARMQRGTSFKDPNVACAFFRDKLGGREREVFVAAVLDTRHRLIEYAELFLGTVDGAEVHPREVVKQALRHNAAAVIVAHNHPSGEIEPSAADRAVTARLKQALALVDIRLLDHVIVGGHQSLSMAARGWV is encoded by the coding sequence ATGATGATGCAGTCGACTCCAGCGTTGTACGTGCGCTGCCGGACGCGCCGTTATGAACCGGCCCAGCCAGATCAGGTCCTGGAAGCCGCGCACTCGATCGTGGATGCACGCATGCAGCGCGGCACGTCGTTCAAGGATCCCAACGTGGCCTGCGCCTTCTTTCGGGACAAGCTGGGCGGCCGGGAACGGGAGGTATTCGTCGCGGCCGTGCTGGACACCCGGCATCGACTGATCGAGTACGCCGAGCTCTTCCTCGGCACCGTGGATGGCGCGGAAGTCCATCCGCGAGAGGTCGTCAAGCAAGCCCTGCGCCACAATGCCGCGGCGGTCATCGTCGCCCACAACCATCCTTCGGGCGAGATCGAACCTTCCGCGGCGGACCGGGCGGTGACCGCACGGCTGAAGCAGGCCTTGGCGCTGGTGGACATCCGCCTGCTCGACCATGTCATCGTCGGCGGCCATCAGAGCCTCAGCATGGCGGCGAGGGGCTGGGTCTAG
- a CDS encoding ATP-binding protein yields MSHAEAQDLTNLPDPSRLIYGLRDTGYDFNTAAADIVDNSIAAGATEVNIRVTLEKDGRKFVYFGDNGSGMSSSELFHAMRYGAPKRQNLKSLGKFGLGLKTASSSIGKKFTIITRKDASAPLEKLAWDLEHVELENKWEMLKEPITPTDDFYFSELCGDKGTLVIWSKCDRLLDKDYEEAGGTKEKNAIRTRVNKLRDHLALVFHRFIDPTDKRERNVSITLDGTAVQAWNPFYPEKSEQVLPPHARALKIQVEDGSVHEAKLAAWILPHRKTLTDEENKIAKISNRAQGFYVYREGRVIHWGGWLGLFDLEPHFSLIRVEFDFDHLLDEAFKIDVKKSKVLFDPALEEVLDKILTPFRNEANNRYRRKERTIAAETVINHQSANKTIAASNTQTASVSAVDIATQTATVNNRLGQGIKLHIPVENNVNVKSIYVETVDDMTSGLLWEPAVRSPNQSGHHVSVRINKHHDFFQKVYLRAGSQGYTVDGIDYLLWAFAAAEINNSNPELAAVFEDLRDEISSNLRKLLRDTPAASEDDIEELLPAQAGAEQ; encoded by the coding sequence ATGAGCCACGCGGAAGCACAGGACTTGACCAATCTTCCGGATCCGTCACGCCTGATCTACGGGCTCAGGGATACCGGCTACGACTTCAACACTGCAGCGGCCGACATTGTCGACAATTCGATTGCAGCTGGCGCAACCGAGGTGAACATCAGGGTCACCTTGGAAAAAGACGGGCGGAAGTTCGTCTATTTCGGCGACAACGGTTCTGGCATGAGTTCATCCGAACTGTTTCATGCCATGCGCTATGGCGCTCCCAAACGGCAAAATCTGAAAAGTCTGGGCAAGTTCGGACTCGGCCTGAAAACTGCCTCCAGTTCCATCGGCAAGAAATTTACGATCATTACGCGCAAGGACGCTTCGGCTCCGCTCGAAAAGCTTGCTTGGGACCTGGAGCATGTGGAGTTGGAGAACAAGTGGGAAATGCTGAAGGAGCCAATCACTCCAACGGACGACTTTTATTTTTCCGAACTGTGCGGCGACAAGGGCACGCTGGTCATCTGGTCGAAGTGCGACAGGCTACTCGACAAGGACTACGAAGAAGCGGGCGGCACCAAGGAAAAGAATGCGATCCGGACACGCGTCAATAAGCTCCGCGATCACCTCGCTCTGGTGTTTCATCGCTTTATTGATCCCACGGACAAGCGTGAACGGAACGTTTCGATCACTCTCGATGGCACGGCCGTTCAGGCATGGAATCCTTTTTATCCAGAGAAGTCCGAGCAGGTTTTGCCGCCCCATGCGCGGGCCCTGAAAATCCAAGTTGAAGACGGATCAGTCCACGAAGCCAAGCTGGCGGCGTGGATTCTTCCTCATCGGAAAACCCTTACCGATGAGGAAAACAAGATTGCGAAGATCTCCAATCGGGCTCAGGGGTTTTACGTATACCGCGAAGGACGAGTGATCCACTGGGGCGGCTGGCTCGGCCTGTTCGACCTCGAACCCCACTTCTCCCTCATCCGGGTCGAATTCGATTTCGACCACCTGCTGGATGAGGCCTTCAAGATTGACGTGAAGAAGTCGAAGGTCCTGTTTGACCCAGCTTTGGAAGAAGTGCTGGACAAGATCCTCACTCCTTTCAGGAATGAAGCCAACAATCGCTATCGCCGCAAGGAAAGGACCATTGCGGCGGAAACGGTTATCAATCATCAGAGCGCCAACAAGACCATCGCCGCATCAAATACCCAGACGGCCTCAGTATCGGCTGTTGACATCGCCACTCAGACTGCGACCGTCAACAACCGGCTTGGTCAGGGCATCAAGCTTCATATTCCTGTCGAAAACAACGTCAACGTGAAGTCGATTTACGTCGAGACCGTTGATGACATGACCAGTGGCCTGCTTTGGGAGCCTGCCGTAAGGAGTCCGAACCAGTCCGGGCATCATGTGAGTGTTCGAATCAACAAGCATCACGACTTCTTCCAGAAGGTGTACCTCCGGGCCGGTTCGCAAGGCTACACAGTTGACGGCATCGACTATCTCCTCTGGGCTTTTGCCGCCGCGGAAATCAACAACTCAAATCCGGAGCTGGCTGCGGTATTCGAGGACCTGCGAGATGAAATTTCGTCGAACCTGCGAAAGCTTCTGAGAGACACTCCGGCGGCGAGCGAGGATGACATCGAGGAGTTGTTGCCTGCCCAAGCCGGTGCTGAGCAGTGA
- a CDS encoding HNH endonuclease produces the protein MNLLKQVLELGIGAGIEVKLDRAGLRTGLRAHFSDLEPNNGPIVTVRPSGLRRHLVLLKFGDFSTPCIRQMQAANYEQQATARGLLKQIARSHDLRINPGYGLDDWVVSGGDFNIEVTVRNVDEHDSANAVADTAKTIMVPLMAAMAELIGYDEWTDKVPDIEGEVTETLIRKRERSRRNRYLCLSIHGNKCAACGFSPLEAFGESGNIIEVHHLEPVSLLEMPRQYDPVSDLIPLCPNCHRLIHTRKPVPFSPDELKELLVDARS, from the coding sequence GTGAACCTGCTCAAGCAGGTTCTCGAACTAGGAATTGGAGCTGGAATTGAAGTCAAGCTGGACAGGGCCGGCTTGAGAACTGGACTGCGTGCTCATTTCTCCGATCTGGAGCCAAACAATGGCCCGATTGTCACTGTCAGACCCTCCGGGCTCCGGCGCCATCTGGTTCTCCTGAAATTCGGAGACTTTTCCACGCCGTGCATCCGGCAAATGCAAGCAGCGAACTACGAGCAGCAGGCCACCGCACGTGGCTTGCTGAAGCAAATTGCCCGATCCCATGACCTGAGAATCAATCCGGGCTACGGCTTGGATGACTGGGTGGTCAGCGGCGGTGACTTCAATATCGAAGTAACCGTCAGAAATGTTGATGAGCACGACAGTGCCAATGCGGTTGCAGACACTGCAAAGACCATCATGGTGCCCTTGATGGCCGCGATGGCCGAACTCATCGGCTATGACGAGTGGACTGACAAAGTCCCGGACATCGAAGGTGAAGTGACAGAGACGCTGATACGGAAGCGCGAAAGAAGCCGCCGAAACCGCTATCTCTGTCTATCCATTCATGGCAACAAGTGTGCCGCCTGCGGGTTCAGCCCGCTGGAGGCGTTTGGCGAAAGCGGAAACATCATCGAGGTCCACCACCTCGAGCCGGTTTCCCTGCTCGAAATGCCGAGGCAATACGATCCTGTCTCCGATTTGATCCCCCTGTGTCCTAACTGCCATCGGCTGATACACACCAGGAAGCCCGTCCCCTTTTCGCCTGATGAGCTGAAGGAACTGCTGGTCGATGCTCGCTCCTGA